The Cannabis sativa cultivar Pink pepper isolate KNU-18-1 chromosome 8, ASM2916894v1, whole genome shotgun sequence genomic interval GTGTTTTCATTGTTGCTTTAGGTAGTTTTGGTTTTTAGGGcttttttgtgttatttgtttgtttatttttaggcattttttattatgtgttttttttttttttttcattcaagTTTTATTTGTAGACTATATTCTTAGTATCTTTGTTTTGCCCatatttatggtttttattttttagcttGTGTTGGAAATTGGttttaatgtttattattttgctGGTgacggaaaagtcgtcggaattGTTGTCGGCACAGGAAAATTCGTCGAAACTGGCATTGTTGCcggaaaaataccaagaaaccggtttcttgaagACCGGTTTCTTCTTCAAGAAACCGATttctaagaaaccggtttcttatgtaaattttttattttacctaATTATTGAGAACTTTCATTTGATAAGTTAATATTTAAAGGGTGTTAGAAATATTGTTTGTTAACTGGTGTTGGTTTCTGTATCTTATAGTTGGTTTTGTTGTTTTGGGTTCGaagtttaaatttttgttttaattatttaggtaattgattttcgtcaattaatttttaatttatttgtttttgtaaCCGGTTTCGTTATATTAGATTTTTGCtcaattattttattgtaattgTTTCTTGTGTTCCAATCGCTTTTTGATTGTTTTAGCTATTTCatgtatttgttttattttttttagttagttATAATAGTAATAAACTGGTTTCTGTGGTTAATTATTAGTTATGTTGTTTTATGTAATTGAATTCTAAATTTCAGCTTTTGATTTAGTTTTTCAAGTAATTGGTTTTTATTTGGTTGATTTTTGTTACCGGTTTCTTTATgttaaatttagaaattttatgTAAGAAAAAGAGCTTTATATTGTTTCATGTAATTGGTTATCATGTGTTAGttcttaatttgtttattttatgaaactgatttctttattttagatttttaattagttgtttaatgtaactagtttttacaatttatttttatgcaactgatttttaattagattttaaaaaattttgttataattttGTATGAGTTCTACAAGTTTTGTTATGGTTTCAcagattttgttattattttttttttatattttttcatatagTCGAAACATGTTTAATAGGTTTGAACTTGTTTCACTGGGTTTACAAGTTCAGAACTGGTTTCACAGGTTCGATACTGGTTTCACATGTTCAAAATTAGTTTCATAGGTTTTAAGGATTATGTCATGGGGCTGCTCCATTTTATGATGTTAtcgtatattttttattttaagtttcttttttttattattattattttgtttataggTTCAAAACTGATTTAGATTATATTTGCGATTAGTATTTTGTTATGCATTGtgtgttgttttaattatatttgtgattaatatatatttttttttttgtatttttgtgtttGTGCGTGTGCTTCTTTTTTTATTAGGTTGATTTATGAAACTAGTTTCAGTCAACTTTAGTGTTCatcattttaattttgttatgatttttacaGGGTCgagaaactggtttcacagggTTCACATGtttgaaactggtttcacagatTTGAGGGTTCTGTTAATGGGGTTGCTCCATATTATGATATtagtgtatattttttattttaagtttcttcgtattattttattgttaggtACGAAACagatttttatgtatttttaattgGTCATTTAATATAGTTAgtctttatgatttaattttatatagatttgttttaaaaaaattgtggtatgtcttattattttattaattttcataattagttttttttaagtaacgAGTTTTCATAAttggttttttattatttttcattactgagttttaagtttcagtttttttttttttttttgattaatcgAAAAACTGGTTTTGCTTTACTAACTAGTTTCCCTAtgttagaattttaactaagtgATAAACGAAACTGGTTTTTGACTTCATATTATAATccattttttttatgtgattgTGGAATGTTTGTTATTAAGTTTGTTGACTTGTTTATTCGTGAAAAAATTGATGAGATTCCATCTAAGATGGTCGATATGGTAGCAAGATGATCTTGTTGTGAGTTTGTTTATTCATGTTACCAAGAAACAAGTTGGTGGTTACATAACAGATGATGAAACGttgaaaagaaaggaaaagacaAAGGATAAGACAAAGGCAAATGAGAAAAGATGAATGATTAAATGTTtataattagtttctttttgtTGGACATATGTTTCTATATTGTTGAAAAACTAATTTCTTTtagttgtattttgaatttaGTAGATACATACAATGTTATATAGTTTAAATGGATATATTTTGTAAAGACAGGATGTTGAATGAATCAactttttattacatttatgtTACATAATTTTGGTTTCTagttaagtttttatttatttgtttattttttcaataactTTTTAAGAATATTTACTTCGTATTGATCTAATTTTTACATCgtattactttattttattaaaatattgaaagtatACTTAAttgagtttaattattttttttaggttaattgtATTGAAAGCAGTTTTttgataatatttaaatgacCATTGTATGATTTGATATTTGTAGGTAAGTTAGTTTTTGAATTTACTTTATACTTGTGTTATTACATAACCAGTTACTTATTaggtaaaattaattatatttcatGCAATTTTATTACATGCTTTGAATTTATTAATatctaaaatatatgaaatgcTCTAGATTTTTTAAAAGCAAAGTATATACTATTATTGTTTCTTGTATGttaaattaatatacattatataatttgtattatatttatatttatttattgcatcaacaattttttttttcaatcaattatataaatttttcagATAATGTTATttactattatattttattatatacagaTTTATATTAAGCAATCAAacacagagaaaaaaaaaaagattgtggTATTGCATGAGAGAactgtttcaaaaaataattttgttttttaatgttttgtatggcttttttcatttataaaaccatatttttgATTTGTTTTGTTAAGAAATGCCATATATTGTAACATTAAGTTTTCATGCTATATTTATCTAAACTTTCTTATTTTTTCCAATAGTTTTGTAAATACCCCTTTTATAAAAGTATGGCAACTAGAAAAGCCGAAAGCCCATAACTCCCACCAAAAACCCAAAGAGACATACTCCACAAAAACTACCAAAAAATCAACCTCACACAAAATAAGGGTGGTAAAACACCATTATTACAGCAAAAAACACATAACAAAACAGCAAAAACCATTCAGAAGCACACCCAAACATCAGAAGAAATAGAAAAAACTACAATCTCCCAAAGAATGTAAACCGTACGGACCAAGACACCACAAACAATAAATCTCAACCCGgtttgatagatttaattacaataaacacaatatttattaaattactaGAACTACTTAATTACACTCCTAATAATTTCCAGTAAAATAAAGCCTTGGGAAGGCGTCATATGTTGTTGTGAATAGAGAAGAAGGGAGGAGAGTACAAGTGTACTACTACTGTGACCCCACTTCACTTTTCTCGGACTAAAAGTTAGAGACTAGACTAGACTCACTccacattattaatttctactaTACAAAATACAGTGCTCCTTTCATATTCCCCCACTCCCACTCCTTcaactcacatttttttttattaatatgcccatgctcttttatttttatataataataatataattcgtACCAAACTCAaaagctattttttttcttcttctttaaatCACATCCATTGGATAGGaccatagaaaaataaaataaaataaattggaTCATACACTTAATTATAGATTGTGCTGCTTCGATGTTTGTACATACATACCATTACATCAGATTGTACCTTTCTTTCTCAACTCTGGCTAAGATCaaatgtaatttatttatttattattaatctaaaaaaacaaaattagaaattaaCAATAATTTAAATCTTTGCTCTCATCTCTGTCTTCCACTCTCTtgtcttttcttattttctctgttcttttcttcttttttgtttATTAAGAAACCCTATTCGGCTATATTTGTTTATGTTagattatatatacaaaaaaattcTTTTGTAGTAGTAGTGTTTGTTTCCCGAGAAAATGGCGCAGCTTTGGTCCAATCACAACACCATATTTACTGGAAAGCCATCACCATTAGTCACCTTCATTTCCATCATTCTCCTTTGCATTCTGGGGTTTTACACACTGCATTACGTTCACTCTCCATCATCACCACTCTCGAGTTCCCAAAATGCCCTCCGCTTTCACCACACTTTCCTCTCAACCGCCTCAAACGACACCGTCGCTGCTTACCTACGCCACCTTACCATGCACCCTCACGTTGCCGGAACACAACCCTCCATTGAAACAGCCAACTACGTCCTCAACCACTTCAAGGGGTTAGGCTTCGACTCCCATTCCGTCCCTTACGAAGCCCTTCTCTCTTATCCAACTCACTCCTCGCTCTCCTTGCATTTTAGCAACGGTACCCGCGCCGACCTCCCTCTTTCCGAGCGGAGTGGGACGCGAAAGATCGGACTCGACGGCGTTGTTCGGCCGTACCACGCTTACTCGCCGTCCGGTTCGGTGTCGCGAGCTAAGgcggtgtttgtgaattttggcAGGGATGAGGACTATCGTGCGCTGGGACGGACAGGGGTGAATGTTAGCGGGTGCGTAGTTTTGGCGAGGAGAGGGAATCTCCCGAGATTCGCGGTGATTGAGAAAGCGGCGGCGCACGGTGCGGCGGCCGTTCTATTGTACACAGAAGGTGGCGGTGGGGACCGGTTTAGGAAAGGGTTCGAGAGAGGCACGGTGATGAGTGGCGTTGGGGACCCACTGAGCCCCGGGTGGGCCGGAGTCAATGGCGGCGAGAGTTTGAGAGTAGACGACGTCGATATTTCTAGAAGGTTCCCGAAGATTCCATCTATGCCTCTGTCTTCTGAGGCCGCGGAAACCATATTGGGTTCGCTGGGAGGAGCTCCGGTTCCGGCTCAATGGAAGTCGGTGCCATCGAAGGTCAGACGTGTTGGACCTGGTCCGACAATGGTGGACTTCAATTACCAGGTTGGAGTTTTTCACTCTCTTCTCAGCTGAGAATTTTAGTCAACGTTTTgtggaaaaagaaaagaacaagTCTTATTGAGGATctttgactttttttttgtgtttttctcCATAGTATACATTTTTGTCCTTTGGATTTATTTGTTctttgtataaaaaaataaaaaggtccAAGTCAAATCTCTTAACGGAAGACGGCATTTGTCGTTTCATTCTCCATGTGATATTGCTAATTGTAGCTATtgttctataaaaaaaatcactttttagtttttaatggcttgagtaattttttattttttgctgtGTTGTTAGTTGAATTTGGAAAATACAGTTATAATCAGTTATAAGAATGTTTAATTCAGTTTAGAGACTTAATTTAATTGTCTTTGTCTTTTAATTGGTAGGGAGAGAAAAAGGTGGCAACAATTCATGATGTGTTTGCTGTGATAAAAGGATTAGAAGAGCCTGACCGGTATGTGTTGCTTGGTAACCATAGAGATGCATGGACATATGGAGCTGTTGATCCGAACAGCGGGACTGCAGCCTTGCTCGACATTGCTCGTCGATTCGCTCGCATGAGGGATTTGGGATGGACCCCACGAAGAACGATTGTCCTCTGCAGTTGGGATGCAGAAGAGTTTGGGATGGTAGGTAAATTCTCCACCTTCATCATCAGCGGTAAAGTTGTCTGGAAAACTGATGATCTGATTCAAATTTATGTAATCTTGTGTAGATTGGATCTACTGAGTGGGTTGAACAAAATCTTGGAAATCTGGGGTCCAATGCTGTTGCATACCTTAATGTAGATTGTGCTGTTCAAGGACCTGGGTTCCATGCTGGGGCTACTCCTCAACTAGATAATCTCCTCCTTGAAGTCTTGAAGAAGGTAAATAGAGAATCAAAAGTCATAATAATGAAACTCTTTAGTTGGttcttttttgtaattaattgctATCAATTTGATTTCAGGTCAAGGATCCTGATTTCGATGGTTCCACCTTATATCAAAACTGGGCAGACAGAGATAATCAGAATGTTGTAAGTTCGACATGGTCTTTAATTTTCATTATAACATACAAAAGTGTTTTCGTTTTCTGCTAACATACAATGGCATCGCCGACTTGACATGGGTATAATGATTTGATAATACATATTACTGATTATAATCTATAATATAATTCTGTCGTTTAAAACTTGTCCTAAGTAATTACTTAATCTTTGAAGTAGTTGACTATGGCATCTCTGACTTGAAATGAGGAAATACTTTTCTTGGTTTATAAGTAAACTTATTCTCTTTTTGCATGTGCATATTGTAAGTGCTATGCTTCTGAGTGTTTAAGATACCACTCTGTAATGCAGATTACCAGACTTGGAAGAGTAGATTCGGACTTTGCTGCATTTGTTCACCATGCTGGAATTCCATCTATAGACTTATACTACGGAAGAGGTAAATATATCAGACTTAAAATTTTGGTAGGCAAACAAACATTGCTACGTCAAATCGAGTACAGGGATAGTTACAAGTGCGTGGTAATGTGTATTCAAGTGTATAAGGCTTTTAGGGTGTTGCATTTGGGGTTTCAGTATAATTGCAGGTGTTTTGAAAAGAAAAGGCTTCTTCTTTTGGTTTTTCGCACTTACCAAAATAAATCATACTTAGAAACACTTCCATGAAAAATTTTATTCTGGGTACAATTTTTTCAATGCTTGTTA includes:
- the LOC115701120 gene encoding probable glutamate carboxypeptidase AMP1, with the protein product MAQLWSNHNTIFTGKPSPLVTFISIILLCILGFYTLHYVHSPSSPLSSSQNALRFHHTFLSTASNDTVAAYLRHLTMHPHVAGTQPSIETANYVLNHFKGLGFDSHSVPYEALLSYPTHSSLSLHFSNGTRADLPLSERSGTRKIGLDGVVRPYHAYSPSGSVSRAKAVFVNFGRDEDYRALGRTGVNVSGCVVLARRGNLPRFAVIEKAAAHGAAAVLLYTEGGGGDRFRKGFERGTVMSGVGDPLSPGWAGVNGGESLRVDDVDISRRFPKIPSMPLSSEAAETILGSLGGAPVPAQWKSVPSKVRRVGPGPTMVDFNYQGEKKVATIHDVFAVIKGLEEPDRYVLLGNHRDAWTYGAVDPNSGTAALLDIARRFARMRDLGWTPRRTIVLCSWDAEEFGMIGSTEWVEQNLGNLGSNAVAYLNVDCAVQGPGFHAGATPQLDNLLLEVLKKVKDPDFDGSTLYQNWADRDNQNVITRLGRVDSDFAAFVHHAGIPSIDLYYGRDFPVYHTAFDSYEWMTNYGDPLFQRHVAVAGVWGLLALRLADDSILPFNYRSYAEQLKGHTEVLSKFLDSNIGYLSPLTTSIQEFAAEAKEIDIKVQILREQESSTSELVTLQKRALNDRLMLAERAFLNTDGLDGKKWFKHLIYGPSDPETELDFFPGIADANFRSTGMNLRQRQSLIQHEIWRVARAIQRATSALRGELS